Genomic window (Candidatus Obscuribacterales bacterium):
GAATGTGGTACTCAATTTTGCAGAACGACTTTGGTATAGTAGGGCAGAAGTACGATGATGACCGAAGCGTTTGTTTCGGAATTGTTTATCAATAGGGAGTTTTCATCGATGGGACTATCAGATACTCAAATCTTTGTAGCTTTAGCGATTGCGCTTATCCCAGGGATCTTGGCGTTCCGCCTA
Coding sequences:
- the psaM gene encoding photosystem I reaction center subunit XII, with protein sequence MGLSDTQIFVALAIALIPGILAFRLSTELYK